GGCCGATCGAGAAACACTCGATGCAGCACGTGAAGCATTCGAAGCAGACATCGGCACGGATGCCTACGAGACACCACTGCCAGCCGAGTCGGAACCACCGTTCGATGTGACTGCCATGCGAGATACCTGATCGAATTAGCTTCTACTCAACAGGAGGGAGACAGCTCTTGGGATGTACATGCGTATACGAATGCTACTGGTTGGTCTTTCCAGCGAAGCGTTTGACAGGTGATGTTCGATATCCAAGTCCAGTGTAGAAGTATCTACACGTTTATTGATCGGTCTGACGTGTAGCGAGCACGCGTCGGGAACGTTCTGGTGTATCCAACGATTATGAGACGAAACAGCCGATATTGGCACTGATCGACGACCATGGTACGATCGACTGTAGCCATAATTTATGAATTTAGCATAATTTCTCTCATTGCTGGAGTATTCTGACAGAGAGAGCGATACTGTATCGTTTTATCAGTCCGCGAGTATCGTTTTCGTTGACTGCTCGCTTTACGTGCTCGATGTTAGCGCTTCAATATACTAAATGGGTTGTTATTTTTGGCTTTATATTTATTCAAAATCTTCCTCTCACTCTGTCAGTACGATGGTCTCTGTGACGGTAGCTCATGAGTCAATCGTCTGCTCAACTATCGAACTGAAATATTGGCTTGCAGGTTTCAGAATCGAGAAATGCCTCGAAGGCGCTCGACGGATTGTCGACGCTGTAGGATGGATCGAGTATCTGATCGACGGCGATCGCCCCATTCTCCATCAGCCGTAGCGCTTGTTCGAAGTTTGTCCACGTTGATCCATAGGAGGTGTTTATCTCTATCTCTCCTCTGACGACGGGTGTAAGGCTAACTTCACTCGTTTCGTTCGGAATACCGACGACGACGACCTGTCCGCCCTTGCGGACGTGTTGGATTGTCGTTTCAATACCAGCGTGATGTCCGGTCGCATCGAAGACGACATCGAATCCGGTGCCATCAGTCACTGATTCGGTATACGCATCGAGATCGTCCGACTGAACGTTGATTGTCTCGATGCCAAGGTCCTCAATCAGTGGGAGTCGATACGTGGCGTCGTGATCGAGTCCGGAAACGACGACGTTTGCACCGAGTGAGTCTGCCACTGCTGCGATTAAGACACCGATTGGTCCGGGGCCTTCGACGAGAATCGTATCACCAGGCGTTGCGACTGATTGGTCGAAGACAGCGCGCGTGGCAATACTCGTCGGTTCTGTAATCGCAGCGTGACGCAGCGGGACAGTCTCAGGAACCGCGTGAACGTGTTCTGGAGCCACAGTGACGTATTCCGCGTACGCGCCGTCCCGATGCATTCCAGTAATCGAAAAGTTCTGGCAGACGTTTGACTGACCGTTCTTGCACTGAAAACAGTCCCCACAGTCGTGAATCGGCTCCTCTACGATTTTGTCTCCCTCAGCAAAGCCTTCGATATTCCCACCGACTTCGACGATCTCACCGGAGTATTCGTGTCCCATGACTCGTGGTATCGGGATCCACTCGTACCCGCCGTCGTACTTGTATGCGTGCGCATCACTACCACATAATCCTGCAGTGTGGACCTTTACGAGCAGCTCGTCGGAGTTGGGGGACGGGATCTCGCGTGTCTGTGTTTCCACAGTACGAGTCCCTGTTTGAACGATGGATTTCATGATTGCTGGTGATCTCGGTCTGATTGATACACTCTACTCATGCGATCACCTAGGTTAATAATGTTGGGTGTTCAGGGATTACCGCTCCGAAAAATCCGTGAATCGTTGGACGAACGGCACCGAGATGAGCTCACTGGACGCCACGATCGCTGATACTGGATCCGATTGTCGAGATATTCCGACGTGGTTTGATAATATCGGTGATTTCAAGCTGATCGACGGCTGACTCCAGTGCTGAGGGAAGTATCAATCGGATATGAACTAATGCTGACCAGCCAACCGTTCGTTGATCCAACTCGTCGGCCGATCGGTGCCGTTTGTGTCGGCGCGAATCAGTTCGTGTCCGGTACTATCGGATCGGTAGCTGACCGACGATCCGTCTGGTGGTGATTAGTGAGCAACTGTCTCGCGGCTACTATCCATTCCGAGCATGCTTTTCACTGATGAATTCCGTTGTACGTGCTCCATCTCGGTGGAGAAAACGGAACGCCAACTACATCATCAGCCACTGCCTCCGATATTGTCGGATTACCGTTTCCGATGCGACTGCTCGATTGTTCATGAACGGATCTTCTGTACGATATCCGTTCGAGATAACGCCTATCTGAAGGACCCATTCCAGAGACGTGTTTGTTCGCTCATTGGAATTCGCGGCTCGACTGACTCTCATTTTTACGAACGACAGTTATCAGCGGGAGAGGGGAGCACTTGGTACGATGGTCTCACACGACCGTCCGTCATTATCGGATAGAAATACAGCTGCGGTGGTAGTGATATTCCCTGGACGGCTATTCGGCTCCGTTGTGGCGCCGCCAGTGGCGGATTGTCGCTGCAGCGTGTCCCTCGTCTTCGTCGGCCATTTCGATTGCTGATTTGTACGCCTCGTGGACGGTGCTCGTGAGCGGTGTCGCGGTATTTGACTCTCGGGCGAGTGCCAGCGCGTAGCCGAGATCCTTGTGCCAGATTGCGAGACCACCCAACCCCTCGATAGCAGGAGCGAAATCGAGCGTGAAGTACTGCTCCCACACGTCCATCCCGAGGAATTCGTTCATGCGTTCGGGATCGATACCGTTGTTCCGGCCGAATTCGACGATCTCAGCGTCGATCGCCTGCTGGCCCGCATACCGCATCTGAATCATCAGCTTGAACGTCTGTGCGTCGTGAGCGTCACCGATGCGGGTGTGTGCCTCACTGATCGTATCGAGCACCGGCCGTACCTCGTCGTAGTCCGACGGTGACCCACCGACCATCATATGGATCCCGTCACCGCTCGGTGCGTTTCGAGTGAGCGGGGCTGTAACGAAGCCAGCACCACGCTCGGCACACTTCTGCTCGTACTCGGTCGCAGCCTCCGGGCCAGTCGTACTCGTATCGATGACACACTGGTCTGAATCGAGTGTTTCCACCACTCCCCGTGGCTCACCTTCCATGACCGACTGCACCTCGGAATGACCGGGGAGGGCCAATACGACGACGTCGGCACCAGCAGCCACCGCAGCGGGTGAATCAGCGGCCTCAGCACCACGTTCGAGAGCGTATTCGAGTTGCGACTCGTCGATGTCGTATGCGGTCACGGGATACTCAGCTGACCGAAGATCGTCGACGAACAGTTTCCCGATAAATCCGACGCCAATGAGTCCAATCCGTCTCATAGAAGAATTCGCCGCTGCGAACTGTATAAATCCATGTGTTTGTTGTGAAATTCCCCCGGAATAGCACTCTCGGTCAGCGTTGTGCTCCTTACAGACGATTCTCCAATGGACCGGTGTCAACCACTGATTGTACGACGGTGTTCGCTTATCGTGAATGTACACGTGCCGTCGCTCACGGTGCGTTCTTTCGATATTTCACAGAGCACAGTCATCTACTCCACCGAATGCGGTCATATTTCCAGAGTAGACTCGAAGAAAGCGGTTGTCTCATTCTATCGTTCCTGTTTGTTCCTGCGGTGTCATTTCTGTCTATTTCGGGTCTCTCACTTCGTCAGTCGACCGAACTGGTCATTTTGCGCTATGCTATACGATACATCGATCCACAGAAAAATAGTGACCAACGTATCGTTACGAAAGTAATGATGTAATGAGTGGTGAGGGAAGACAGCGGCAGGGAACTCCCGAGTGGATCGATTATCTCGCGGAGGAACGTACCAATCGCTTTGTGTTTGGATTCGTTATAAATTTCCACCCAGAAGGGTTGATAGGATATCTGGTGATTTTATTGGCTTCTCGGCGACAACTGAAGCAGGTCCGTCGTGATTGCGTCCTCAAACAGCATTATTCGACTCACCGGTGTAACGTACGACGGTAGATAGCGAACGATCACTAACCGGTCTGACTCTAGGTCGTGGTTGAGGGTAAATGGATTGGGAACAGTAAATACTGGCACGTGTATCGATTTTGCTGGTGAGATGGTTCGTGTCTTTGATAAGTATCTGTGTTACCGCACCCCACACTGTCTGTAGTGTGTATCGGTTTCGAAATAAAAAATACATAGATATCGGATGTTCAATGTTCGCATTGGTCTTAGGGGATAACCGGTGGGGCTAGTGATGTTTCTTGGTTCAATATTTGGGAATTCACTTCTACAGGGTAATCGCACCAGTGATCCACAGCGCTACCTAACGCTGGACCGAACGCTTTTGACTGTCCTAAGCATGGGACACGGTAACTCATGCGTACAATACCGAGCGGCAACGTGATCATCACCTGTGCAGTGACAGGAGCGATACACACACCAACGATGTCGTCTGCGCTCCCTGTTACGCCCGACGAAATCGCAAATGCGTGTATCGAGGCCAGTGAGGCTGGTGCGGCTGTCGTCCACGTCCATGTCCGAGACCCCGAGACCGGTGAACCGAACCACGATCTCGATCTGTTCGATGAAATTGCTGGTAGAGTACAGGCAGAAACCGATGTGATCATCCAGCCGACGACCGGTGGCGCACCGACGATGTCGCCCGAAGAACGTATTCAGGTCGTGAATCGTCTCGAACCGGAGATGTGTTCGTGCAACATGGGATCAATCAACTTCGGGCTGTATCCCATGCTCGACGCACACGACGAGTGGGAGTACGACTGGGAGCCGGAGTATCTCGACGGAACGACGGATCTCATCTTCCAGAACACGTTCGAGGATCTTTCGGTGATGCTGCAGACGATGAACGAGTACGGAACGGTGCCGAGTCTCGAGTGCTACGATGTCGGTCATCTCTACAACCTGAAACACTGTGTTGAGCAAGGATGGATCGAACCACCGCTTCACATAGAATTCGTGTTGGGCATTCACGGTGGAATTGGTGCGGATTCGAAGAATCTTACGCATATGAAACGGGTGGCAGACGACCTCTTTGGCGACGACTACTCCTTTTCGACCATTGGCGCTGGTAGCATGGAGTATCCACTCACGACGCAGGCCGTCTCGATGGGTGGTCACGCCCGCGTTGGGTTAGAGGACAGCCTCTATCTAGCGCGTGGAGAATGGGCACCGTCAAACGCTGCGCTCGTCGAGAAGATGGTCTCGCTCGCGTGGGAGATCGCTGGCCGAACCCCGGCGACGACTGAAGAGGTGCGTGAGTTCCTCGATCTGAAAGGGACCGACAAGGTTGCGTTTGCCTAATTAGTACATCACAATACCGGCAGTCACATTCAGATCTTGCCCGGTCATCCGATCGGCACGTTCTGAGCAGAGAAATAGGACCGCGTCTGCCACATCTTGGGCGGTGACAAACTCGTCCATTGGCGAAACCTCACGGAACGCTCGTTCGACCTCCTCGTACGGACGACTCTGGCTCTCAGCCTGTCCCTTCATTACGTTCTCTAAGCGTGGACCGCTCACACTCCCTGGACAGACGGCGTTCACCGTTACATCGCGCTCGGCGAGCTCGACGGCGAGCGTTCGTGTGAATCCGAGTACGCCCATCTTCGATGTGACGTAGGGTGTGCGGTCCCGAAGCGGGCGCTTTCCGCTCATCGAAGAGAGATTGATGATCCGACCGCCGCCTCCGAGATGGGGGATTGCGGCCTTACTCGCTGAATGCATCGCTCCGAGGTTGACTTCGAGTGTTTGCATGAATGCTTCGTGGGAGATCTCTTCACAGGGTTTCGTCGGGCCTGCCCGGCCGACGTTGTTCACGAGGATGTCGAGACCGCCAAACTCCCTGATCGCGCGATCAACGAGTGCGCTGGTCACACTGGGATCGCTTGCGTCACCCTGCAACGTCACAACATTCCCGTCGTTGTTCATGGTCCGGACCGAATCGAGCGCGTCGGCGTCCACGTCGTTGACGGCTACGTTTACGCCAGCTCGCGTGAGATGATCGGTGATCTGTCGTCCGATGCCTGTACCAGCGCCCGTGATGGCCGCTGATTCGCCCGGAATCGTGAGGTCTGCGTGTGGCACGTCCTGCTACCTTCTCTCGAGCAATAAAATACTATTGACGGTAAATGAATAGAAACAGTAACGCACGGGAGCGACCGCGCTACCAATTACTGTTCAATCTAATAGAATCAATTTATCGAGAGTGGAGATTCGGGAACTTGGCGCGAATCCACGAGTCAAGCGAGTCGATTTTGCATACTACTGTGTGCCGCCGATCTGCAGAATCAGGAGAAGGTATGATCCGGTGTACAACCCCACAGTAGCAGCAGAACGCTCATCACAGGTCGGACACGATTCATATTCACTTTCGTGACGGTAGGGTAACGTAGTTATCAAAAATGCACGTTAGTACGCTTGGAGAGAACCCGGCTCACATCATGAAAACAAAACAAATTTGGGCAAACTTATCGGTGCAAGATGTTGAACGAACCAGGGAGTTCTACAGCGCACTCGGCTTTCGATTCAATGACGGTGGTGACAAGGGTGATGAATTGGCCAGCTTTGTAGTTGGTGACAATGATTTCGTGGTTCATTTCTTCGCTGAAGAAATATTCAAAAGTGAGAGAGGTATTGATAGTGACATCGCAGATTTAAACAACGGCAATGAAGTGATGTTCACGGTATCAGCAGACAGTCAAGAGGATGTGGACGAATGGGCAAGAGAGGTAGAGAACGCAGGCGGCACGCTATTTAGCGAACCTCAGACAGTCATGGAAACGGAACCGTGGTACGGTTGTGGCTTTGCGGACCCAGACGGCCACAAGTGGAACGTGTTTTATAATGGAGGGTAATATCAATCGAAATTCCTCGACGACTACAGATGGGTCAACGTAGAGGTTCCGTAGACTCACAGCGCTCTAGTTGTGCGAACAATCCACCGGTCGCTGCACGCTGAACACTTACTACAGATCAATCTCTGATTGTTCGTCAGAACATTCTGTCCCGCTGGTAGTTCACATCAGAAGACTAATACATCGCTGACGATATATTCATTATATAGTGAATATGGGAAATGGTGCTACAGAAGAGACACAGCAAACAGAGGGAAGTGTGATCATCTGTGGTGCTGGAATTGCGGGTCTCACACTGGCGTGGTGGATGGATCGAATAGGGTGGGACGTTCTCGTTCTCGAAATCGCGTCTGGACTGCGCGATGAGGGTTACATGATCGACTTCCTCAGCTCCGGTTATGATGTGGCAGAACGAATGGATCTCATACATCGGCTGGAGGAGGTTCAGCAGCCAGTTTCAGAAGTTGTAAACGTGAACGAGAACGGCGAGCGAGTGTCAGAGATGGATTATGAGTTGTTCCGACAGCTGCAAAATGGGCGTCTGTTGGCACTGATGCGAGGTGATCTCGAGCGAGAACTACACGCTGCTCTCTCTGATGATGTCGAGATTCGCTACGGGCTCACGGTCGATGAGGTGCAACAGGATGAGCAAGCGGTGGACGTGACACTCTCCGATGGAACCCGTGAGAGCGTCGAGTTGCTCGTCGGAGCCGATGGCATTCATTCCCGTGTGCGCGAACTGGTGTTCGGTGATGAGAGCCAGTACCTCCGATATTTGAAGTATCACACTGGCGCATTCATCTTCGAAGACGAGTCTATTCGACGGAAACTCGATGGACAGTTTCAGAACTTGACCGTTCCCAACCGCACTATTGGGTGTTATCCCCTACAAGACGGCACGCTGGCTACGTTTTTCGTCCATCGAACACCGAATGCAGAACGACCGCCGTCGCCGTATGAGACACTGAAACAGCGATACGGAGATCTCGATTGGATCGTTCCCGAGCTACTCGAACACTGTACAGACGTTGATAGCATCTACTACGATCAGGTCGCACAAATTGAGCTCCCTCGTTGGAGCAAGGGCCGTGTGACGCTTGTGGGGGATGCCTGTCAGGCCGTTTCCCTGTTAGCGGGACAGGGTGCGTCTTTGGCGATGGGTGGTGCCTACGTACTGGCCCAAAAACTTCGTGACGATGGACCGATCGAGGAACGTCTCAATCGATACGAATCGCACATGAAGCCAGAGATTCAGGAAAAGCAAGCCGCTGGCCGACGAGCAGCGAAATGGCTCTTTCCCCCGAGTCAGTGGCATATTACGGTCCGTGATACCGCTCTCAAAGTGGCTCGATACCCCGGCGGATCTCACCTCCTCAAACCAGTCCTTAAGATGGGAACCGAGAGCGTTGTCAACGGGATCTGAGTTGCCCTCGGGGTGTGACCGTCATCGATCGTCGGGCCACGCGACGCTTAGACCGAGCATGAGCGCCGCGATCCACGTCCCAATAGCAGTGACAATGTAGTAGAGTGACCCGCTCGTTCGTGCGTGTAACGTACTGTTGATCGTTCCAATCACGACAAATGAGAGAAACACCGTGATACCAAACCGCCAGACTGTCTCTGTTCGGATATTCGGAAACGTATAATCGACATAGCAAGCGACACACACTGCAACGAGGCTTCCCAGTTGCATCGTCGATCCAAATGGTTCGTTAATCAGAGAAACATCGAGGATAGTCCCGAGTCCAGCATGTATTGCAAGCCCGAACGCACACCAGAGTGAAACTAATCGAGCAGTGTTCGAAAAACCATTCCTGATGTTCTCAAACGCGCTTTCGTCACTCATCGGTCAGGGCAAAGAGTGTTCCATCGAGCATCACGTACAACGTATCGCCAACGACGATCGGCGAGTTCTGAATGCTTGCTGCTTCGGATTTTCTCACGAGAAATCGCTCTGCTCCGGTTGCTGTGTCGAACGCAACGACGCCGTGTTTGAGACCAACGTAGAGCGTCTCTTCAGTGAGCGCTGGTGCGCTTCCTGTGGTGATCGCTTCTTGTTTCCTGCTCCACCGGATATCTCCAGTGCTCGCGTCGAGGGCGAGTACACGGTTCGTCTCGCCAACTGCGAGGTAGACTGTTGTTCCATCTGAAACTGGTTTGAGTTCCGCTCCAGCTGTCGCCAGTGAGTGCGTCCAGAGTGTCGATCCGTCGGTGAGATCCAGCGCGTACAACGGTCC
The nucleotide sequence above comes from Halocatena marina. Encoded proteins:
- a CDS encoding VOC family protein; this translates as MKTKQIWANLSVQDVERTREFYSALGFRFNDGGDKGDELASFVVGDNDFVVHFFAEEIFKSERGIDSDIADLNNGNEVMFTVSADSQEDVDEWAREVENAGGTLFSEPQTVMETEPWYGCGFADPDGHKWNVFYNGG
- a CDS encoding FAD-dependent monooxygenase, translated to MGNGATEETQQTEGSVIICGAGIAGLTLAWWMDRIGWDVLVLEIASGLRDEGYMIDFLSSGYDVAERMDLIHRLEEVQQPVSEVVNVNENGERVSEMDYELFRQLQNGRLLALMRGDLERELHAALSDDVEIRYGLTVDEVQQDEQAVDVTLSDGTRESVELLVGADGIHSRVRELVFGDESQYLRYLKYHTGAFIFEDESIRRKLDGQFQNLTVPNRTIGCYPLQDGTLATFFVHRTPNAERPPSPYETLKQRYGDLDWIVPELLEHCTDVDSIYYDQVAQIELPRWSKGRVTLVGDACQAVSLLAGQGASLAMGGAYVLAQKLRDDGPIEERLNRYESHMKPEIQEKQAAGRRAAKWLFPPSQWHITVRDTALKVARYPGGSHLLKPVLKMGTESVVNGI
- a CDS encoding zinc-binding dehydrogenase; translated protein: MKSIVQTGTRTVETQTREIPSPNSDELLVKVHTAGLCGSDAHAYKYDGGYEWIPIPRVMGHEYSGEIVEVGGNIEGFAEGDKIVEEPIHDCGDCFQCKNGQSNVCQNFSITGMHRDGAYAEYVTVAPEHVHAVPETVPLRHAAITEPTSIATRAVFDQSVATPGDTILVEGPGPIGVLIAAVADSLGANVVVSGLDHDATYRLPLIEDLGIETINVQSDDLDAYTESVTDGTGFDVVFDATGHHAGIETTIQHVRKGGQVVVVGIPNETSEVSLTPVVRGEIEINTSYGSTWTNFEQALRLMENGAIAVDQILDPSYSVDNPSSAFEAFLDSETCKPIFQFDS
- a CDS encoding SDR family NAD(P)-dependent oxidoreductase, which produces MPHADLTIPGESAAITGAGTGIGRQITDHLTRAGVNVAVNDVDADALDSVRTMNNDGNVVTLQGDASDPSVTSALVDRAIREFGGLDILVNNVGRAGPTKPCEEISHEAFMQTLEVNLGAMHSASKAAIPHLGGGGRIINLSSMSGKRPLRDRTPYVTSKMGVLGFTRTLAVELAERDVTVNAVCPGSVSGPRLENVMKGQAESQSRPYEEVERAFREVSPMDEFVTAQDVADAVLFLCSERADRMTGQDLNVTAGIVMY
- a CDS encoding 3-keto-5-aminohexanoate cleavage protein yields the protein MRTIPSGNVIITCAVTGAIHTPTMSSALPVTPDEIANACIEASEAGAAVVHVHVRDPETGEPNHDLDLFDEIAGRVQAETDVIIQPTTGGAPTMSPEERIQVVNRLEPEMCSCNMGSINFGLYPMLDAHDEWEYDWEPEYLDGTTDLIFQNTFEDLSVMLQTMNEYGTVPSLECYDVGHLYNLKHCVEQGWIEPPLHIEFVLGIHGGIGADSKNLTHMKRVADDLFGDDYSFSTIGAGSMEYPLTTQAVSMGGHARVGLEDSLYLARGEWAPSNAALVEKMVSLAWEIAGRTPATTEEVREFLDLKGTDKVAFA
- a CDS encoding NAD(P)-dependent oxidoreductase produces the protein MRRIGLIGVGFIGKLFVDDLRSAEYPVTAYDIDESQLEYALERGAEAADSPAAVAAGADVVVLALPGHSEVQSVMEGEPRGVVETLDSDQCVIDTSTTGPEAATEYEQKCAERGAGFVTAPLTRNAPSGDGIHMMVGGSPSDYDEVRPVLDTISEAHTRIGDAHDAQTFKLMIQMRYAGQQAIDAEIVEFGRNNGIDPERMNEFLGMDVWEQYFTLDFAPAIEGLGGLAIWHKDLGYALALARESNTATPLTSTVHEAYKSAIEMADEDEGHAAATIRHWRRHNGAE